A single Planctomycetota bacterium DNA region contains:
- a CDS encoding right-handed parallel beta-helix repeat-containing protein, giving the protein MRWSLFAALGVALMGCSRMIGAAGGEAAKADFYVATNGNDAWSGTLAAPNAERTDGPFATLARARDAVAARRHHEGGALKQPVTVLLRGGTYWLAEPVDFIARDTGSEAGPITYAAYPGETPVLSGGRPITGWEQEEQGVYQVALPEVREGKWAFRQLFVQRPGQPFFERRYRPCKGAFVIAGLTDAPPLKNALRHRQAQDEFRFTPGDIEKWASLDDVEVVALHDWSASRLRIREIDLANHVVRFTGFPVYRIGHWYKGGRNPYYVENVKEAGLQPGEWYLDRPTGVLSYRPLPGEEMGKLTVVAPRIDQLIRLTGEPERAIPIDESDPRMVMRPPKWVEHLTFRGLTFAHTNWTLPPKGYSSGQGMINLPAAIEAEFARRCRLERCTLAHLGGYAVRLAQGCSDNQIVGTRMADLGAGGVLIGNTKTDSKPPYLPTGNTVANCVISDGGLDHFSALGVWIGIAEKTHVHHNVIRRFPYSGLSVGWSWNDKPTSCRESVVEFNEIHDAMMLLADGGGIYSLGFQPGTVLRGNHIHHIGRSQFTGSAPNNGIFLDEGSKGFLIEGNVIHSTAQAPIRFNRNKQDDHTWKDNSLGVPPDDPKFPRDAAARAGLEPAFRDVDVPIPATPPPIYAMKLPPPPPESPKEKAK; this is encoded by the coding sequence ATGAGGTGGTCCCTCTTCGCCGCACTGGGAGTCGCCCTCATGGGATGCAGCCGCATGATCGGAGCCGCAGGCGGCGAGGCCGCGAAGGCCGACTTCTACGTGGCTACCAACGGCAACGACGCCTGGAGCGGCACCCTCGCCGCGCCGAACGCCGAGAGGACCGACGGCCCCTTCGCCACCCTGGCCCGCGCACGCGACGCCGTGGCCGCGCGCCGCCACCACGAAGGCGGCGCCCTCAAGCAGCCCGTCACTGTGCTCCTGCGCGGCGGCACCTACTGGCTCGCCGAGCCGGTGGACTTCATCGCCCGCGACACCGGCTCCGAGGCCGGCCCCATCACCTACGCCGCCTATCCCGGCGAAACGCCCGTCCTCAGCGGCGGCCGCCCCATCACGGGCTGGGAGCAGGAGGAGCAGGGCGTCTATCAAGTGGCTTTGCCCGAGGTGCGCGAGGGCAAGTGGGCCTTCCGCCAGCTCTTCGTGCAGCGGCCCGGCCAGCCCTTCTTCGAGCGGCGCTATCGTCCGTGCAAGGGGGCGTTCGTCATCGCCGGCCTCACCGACGCTCCGCCCCTGAAGAACGCGCTGCGTCACCGCCAGGCCCAGGACGAGTTCCGCTTCACCCCAGGCGACATCGAGAAGTGGGCGAGCCTCGACGACGTGGAGGTCGTCGCGCTGCACGACTGGAGCGCCTCGCGCCTGCGCATCCGCGAGATTGACCTGGCCAACCACGTCGTCCGCTTCACCGGCTTCCCCGTCTACCGCATCGGCCACTGGTACAAGGGCGGGCGCAACCCCTACTACGTCGAGAATGTGAAGGAGGCCGGCCTCCAGCCCGGCGAGTGGTATCTCGACCGCCCCACGGGCGTGCTCTCGTACCGCCCGCTGCCGGGCGAGGAGATGGGCAAGCTCACCGTGGTCGCGCCCCGCATCGATCAGCTCATCCGCCTCACGGGCGAGCCCGAGCGGGCCATTCCGATTGACGAATCGGACCCTCGCATGGTCATGCGGCCGCCGAAGTGGGTCGAGCACCTCACCTTCCGCGGCCTCACCTTCGCCCACACCAACTGGACGCTGCCGCCCAAGGGCTACAGCTCGGGCCAGGGCATGATCAACCTGCCCGCCGCCATCGAGGCCGAGTTCGCGCGCCGCTGCCGCCTCGAGCGCTGCACCCTCGCCCACCTGGGCGGCTACGCGGTGCGGCTGGCGCAGGGCTGCTCCGACAACCAGATCGTCGGCACCCGCATGGCCGACCTCGGCGCCGGCGGCGTGCTCATCGGCAACACGAAGACCGACTCCAAGCCCCCCTACCTGCCCACGGGCAACACGGTGGCCAACTGCGTGATCTCGGACGGCGGTCTCGACCACTTCTCGGCCCTCGGCGTGTGGATCGGCATCGCCGAGAAGACCCACGTTCACCACAACGTCATCCGCCGCTTCCCCTACTCGGGCCTCTCGGTCGGCTGGAGCTGGAACGACAAGCCCACCTCCTGCCGCGAGAGCGTCGTCGAGTTCAACGAGATTCACGACGCGATGATGCTGCTGGCCGACGGCGGCGGCATCTACAGCCTCGGCTTCCAGCCGGGCACCGTGCTGCGCGGCAATCACATCCACCACATCGGCCGCAGCCAGTTCACGGGCTCCGCGCCCAACAACGGCATCTTCCTCGACGAGGGCTCGAAGGGCTTCCTCATCGAGGGCAACGTCATCCACTCCACCGCCCAGGCCCCCATCCGCTTCAACCGCAACAAGCAGGACGATCACACCTGGAAAGACAACAGCCTGGGCGTGCCGCCCGACGACCCGAAGTTCCCCCGGGACGCCGCGGCCCGCGCCGGCCTCGAGCCCGCCTTCCGCGACGTGGACGTGCCCATCCCCGCCACCCCGCCGCCGATCTACGCGATGAAGCTGCCGCCGCCCCCGCCCGAATCACCGAAGGAGAAAGCCAAGTGA
- a CDS encoding MMPL family transporter produces the protein MALSSRIVEYSLDHPKRITAIMILITLALGAMIPRVKVDTDPENMLSEHEAVRVFHHEMKREFVLNDMVVLGIVNEKDPDGVFNPASLARVYELTKFAEKLRWPDPKDPTREIGVVEVDLLAPSKVDNIEPVPGQPGTVRFEWLMPEPPATREAARAIREKAKANPLLDGTLVSEDGKALCLYLPLTSKDLSYRVYSALRAKIATFRGDEQYHITGLPVAEDTFGVEMFKQMAISAPLAMLVIFLLLWLFFRKLTLILSPMILAMVCVIMTMGLLIGTGHTVHIMSSMIPIFIMPISVLDSVHILSQFFDHYQRTRDRRRTMAAVMRELFLPMLYTSLTTVAGFASLALTPIPPVQVFGVFVAIGVAIAWVFTVTFIPAFVMFIPERRLENFGTAHHDEAPQSLLARILHGLGGFAYRRAKLILAAALLIAAVAGYGISRININDNPVRWFEPRHPIRVADKVLNAHFGGTYMAYLVLEPEATARRADDVAKALDARLAKAAESLKADFPEAAPTLEKGRALIAGLAKEAPTGDALLEQAARRVAEWKAKASGDEADAWAEVAGAIGAEQLAKQVFKNPQVLRYIEGLQRALLSTGVVGKSNSLADIVRKVYKELMEGKDEFYRIPDTADAVAQCLLSFQNSHDPDDLWHLVTPDYGKANLWVQLRSGDNRDMEKVVRFVDRYIHGNLGPQPPVPLQHRWFGLTYINVVWQDKMVSGMLSAFFGSFAMVFVMMVVLYRSALWGLLSMVPLTITIGLIYGIIGLVGKDYDMPTAVLSSLTLGLAVDFAIHFLSRSRELVAELGSWKDVAAKMFGEPARAIARNIIVIATGFTPLLVAPLVPYKTVGFFMASILAIAGAATLFVLTALVTVLAGRLFRAQAPQPAACNCGLCIAASVGTVAVIALSINNYITWHWTTLTWASAVGIVVLTALCGILSRRQACRRAEAAAKE, from the coding sequence ATGGCGCTCTCCAGCCGAATCGTCGAGTATTCGCTCGACCACCCAAAGCGCATCACCGCCATCATGATCCTCATCACCCTCGCCCTGGGGGCCATGATCCCGCGGGTGAAGGTGGACACCGACCCCGAGAACATGCTCTCGGAGCACGAGGCCGTGCGCGTGTTCCACCACGAGATGAAGCGCGAGTTCGTGCTCAACGACATGGTCGTGCTGGGGATCGTGAACGAGAAGGACCCCGACGGGGTGTTCAACCCGGCGTCGCTCGCGCGGGTCTACGAACTGACGAAGTTCGCCGAGAAGCTCCGCTGGCCCGACCCGAAGGACCCGACGAGGGAGATCGGCGTCGTGGAGGTGGACCTGCTGGCGCCCTCGAAGGTGGACAACATCGAGCCGGTGCCTGGGCAGCCGGGCACGGTGCGGTTCGAGTGGCTGATGCCCGAGCCGCCGGCGACGCGCGAGGCGGCCCGCGCCATCCGCGAGAAGGCCAAAGCGAATCCCCTGCTCGACGGCACGCTGGTCTCGGAGGACGGCAAGGCCCTCTGCCTCTACCTGCCGCTGACCTCGAAGGACCTGTCCTACCGCGTCTACAGCGCGCTGCGCGCGAAGATCGCCACGTTCCGCGGCGACGAGCAGTACCACATCACCGGCCTGCCCGTGGCCGAGGACACGTTCGGCGTCGAGATGTTCAAGCAGATGGCCATCTCGGCCCCGCTGGCGATGCTGGTGATCTTCCTCCTGCTGTGGCTCTTCTTCCGCAAGCTCACGCTCATCCTCAGCCCCATGATCCTGGCGATGGTGTGCGTGATCATGACGATGGGCCTGCTCATCGGCACCGGGCACACGGTGCACATCATGAGCTCGATGATTCCCATCTTCATCATGCCCATCTCGGTGCTCGACTCGGTGCACATCCTCTCGCAGTTCTTCGACCACTATCAGCGGACTCGCGACCGCCGCAGGACGATGGCGGCGGTGATGCGCGAGCTGTTCCTGCCGATGCTCTACACGTCGCTCACCACGGTGGCGGGCTTCGCGTCGCTGGCCCTCACGCCGATTCCGCCCGTGCAGGTGTTCGGCGTGTTCGTGGCCATCGGCGTGGCCATCGCCTGGGTGTTCACCGTGACCTTCATCCCCGCCTTCGTGATGTTCATCCCCGAGAGGCGCCTCGAGAACTTCGGCACGGCGCACCACGACGAGGCCCCCCAGTCGCTCCTCGCGCGCATCCTCCACGGCCTGGGCGGCTTCGCCTACCGTCGCGCCAAGCTCATCCTCGCGGCGGCCCTGCTCATTGCCGCCGTGGCCGGCTACGGGATCAGCCGGATCAACATCAACGACAATCCCGTGCGCTGGTTCGAGCCGCGCCACCCCATCCGCGTGGCCGACAAGGTGCTCAACGCGCACTTCGGCGGCACCTACATGGCCTACCTCGTCCTCGAGCCCGAAGCCACGGCCCGCCGGGCCGACGACGTGGCGAAGGCCCTCGACGCGCGCCTCGCCAAGGCGGCGGAGAGCCTGAAGGCCGATTTCCCCGAGGCCGCGCCGACCCTCGAGAAGGGCCGAGCCCTCATCGCCGGCCTGGCCAAGGAGGCCCCGACGGGCGACGCGCTGCTCGAGCAGGCCGCGCGGCGCGTGGCCGAGTGGAAGGCCAAGGCGAGCGGCGACGAGGCCGACGCCTGGGCCGAGGTGGCCGGCGCCATCGGCGCCGAGCAACTCGCCAAACAGGTCTTCAAGAACCCCCAGGTCCTCCGCTACATCGAGGGCCTCCAGCGCGCCCTCCTGTCCACCGGCGTCGTCGGAAAGTCCAACTCCCTCGCCGACATCGTGCGCAAGGTCTACAAGGAGCTGATGGAGGGCAAGGACGAGTTCTACCGCATCCCCGACACCGCGGACGCCGTGGCCCAGTGCCTGCTGTCGTTCCAGAACAGCCACGACCCCGACGACCTGTGGCACCTGGTGACGCCCGACTACGGGAAGGCGAACCTCTGGGTACAGCTCCGCAGCGGCGACAACCGCGACATGGAGAAGGTCGTGCGGTTCGTGGACCGCTACATCCACGGCAACCTCGGGCCGCAGCCGCCCGTGCCGCTCCAGCACCGCTGGTTCGGCCTCACCTACATCAACGTGGTGTGGCAGGACAAGATGGTGAGCGGCATGCTCAGCGCCTTCTTCGGCAGCTTCGCGATGGTGTTCGTGATGATGGTCGTCCTGTACCGCTCGGCGCTCTGGGGCCTGCTCTCGATGGTGCCGCTCACGATCACCATCGGCCTCATCTACGGCATCATCGGCCTCGTGGGCAAGGACTACGATATGCCGACGGCCGTGCTCTCGTCGCTCACGCTGGGGCTGGCGGTGGACTTCGCGATCCACTTCCTGTCGCGCTCGCGCGAGCTGGTGGCCGAGCTGGGCTCGTGGAAGGACGTGGCGGCGAAGATGTTCGGCGAGCCGGCGCGGGCCATTGCCCGCAACATCATCGTCATCGCCACCGGCTTCACGCCGCTGCTGGTCGCGCCGCTGGTGCCGTACAAGACCGTGGGCTTCTTCATGGCCAGCATCCTGGCCATCGCCGGCGCCGCCACGCTGTTCGTGCTCACGGCCCTCGTCACCGTGCTGGCGGGGCGGCTCTTCCGCGCCCAGGCCCCGCAGCCCGCCGCCTGCAACTGCGGGCTGTGCATCGCCGCGTCCGTCGGCACGGTGGCCGTCATCGCCCTGAGCATCAACAACTACATCACCTGGCACTGGACCACCCTCACGTGGGCGAGCGCCGTGGGCATCGTGGTCCTCACGGCCCTCTGCGGCATCCTGTCGCGG